One window of the Halococcus agarilyticus genome contains the following:
- a CDS encoding NAD(P)/FAD-dependent oxidoreductase has translation MSAEQTQTADVIVVGGGVAGIAIARDLAADHDVAVIEKGQVAAEASGLAAGLIGLRATYPEEPAISDHAAAFFESYDGTGQFAYERREYVRLVPSDAAVEIHREANAAGDGHAGTFRTPAELRERYRRLNADGFAGGVEYDAAPGHGWLDPFTFAATLQDDAEARGATVHTETPVTDLLVEGGEVVGVETPDTTFRAPTVVVAAGWWTPRLLDGIVELPIRPYRTQCLVLDPGEDVSDLPMGSLPEEHVYWRPERNGDLLVGGWSFAVEEPAAASRSEDEGFRDHVARVVPRIFEGMDGAGFVDGWAGVDAATPDTIPVIDAPADAPDGLVVATGFHGRGVMTAPVTATAVRSLVTDADAPFPLDPFRVNRFESRSPDFEFRSISATE, from the coding sequence ATGTCGGCCGAGCAGACCCAGACAGCGGACGTGATCGTCGTCGGTGGCGGGGTCGCGGGGATCGCGATCGCACGCGATCTCGCCGCCGACCACGACGTCGCCGTGATCGAGAAGGGCCAGGTCGCCGCCGAGGCGTCGGGGCTCGCGGCGGGCCTCATCGGGCTCCGTGCGACCTACCCCGAGGAGCCCGCGATCAGCGACCACGCGGCGGCCTTCTTCGAGTCGTACGACGGGACCGGACAGTTCGCCTACGAGCGCCGGGAGTACGTCCGGCTCGTCCCGTCGGACGCGGCTGTCGAAATCCACCGCGAGGCGAACGCCGCCGGCGACGGTCACGCCGGCACCTTTCGCACGCCGGCGGAGCTCCGCGAGCGATACCGGCGGCTGAACGCGGACGGATTCGCCGGCGGGGTCGAGTACGACGCCGCGCCAGGCCACGGCTGGCTCGACCCGTTCACCTTCGCCGCGACGCTTCAGGACGACGCGGAGGCCCGCGGAGCCACCGTTCACACCGAGACGCCCGTGACCGACCTCCTCGTCGAGGGGGGTGAGGTCGTCGGCGTCGAGACGCCGGACACGACGTTCCGCGCGCCGACGGTGGTCGTCGCGGCGGGCTGGTGGACGCCGCGGCTGCTCGACGGAATCGTCGAACTCCCGATCCGGCCGTACCGCACCCAGTGTCTCGTGCTCGATCCCGGCGAGGACGTCTCGGATCTCCCGATGGGGTCGCTCCCCGAGGAGCACGTCTACTGGCGACCCGAACGGAACGGCGACCTCCTCGTCGGCGGGTGGTCGTTCGCCGTCGAGGAGCCCGCAGCGGCGAGTCGCTCCGAGGACGAGGGGTTCCGCGATCACGTCGCGCGGGTCGTCCCGCGGATCTTCGAGGGGATGGACGGGGCAGGCTTCGTCGACGGCTGGGCGGGCGTCGACGCCGCGACGCCCGACACTATACCTGTGATCGACGCGCCGGCCGACGCTCCCGACGGCCTCGTGGTCGCCACCGGCTTCCACGGCCGCGGGGTGATGACCGCTCCCGTGACCGCGACCGCGGTCCGCTCGCTCGTCACCGACGCCGACGCGCCGTTCCCGCTCGATCCATTCCGGGTGAATCGGTTCGAGTCCCGATCACCCGACTTCGAGTTTCGGAGCATCAGCGCGACGGAGTGA
- a CDS encoding glutamine synthetase family protein, which produces MTAPTTAAEMEERIETAGIEHVLTEFADLNGISRSKQFAAEQFLETWSEGPSMNLAVLGQTPGNEMPVGSGLAAAVDYADATLRPDPTTFRVLPWRENTARVLCDLAFDGEPVAAAPRDALRRVLDDHEFGFEFGVGSELEFYLLEDTDAGYEPVTDGPHEYVSWATEEITPFYERLAAWAREYGIPLDSLQHEHGPGQFEILFEHGAPLDQADRTFDFERVVERTARAADRYATFMAKPFADHSGSGYHLHVSAFDGGENVFADGDGGLSERGRQFVGGLLEHAAGLTAIGTPTMNGFKRYDPEGFVPTTASWGRDNRRVAVRLPNGTPRVETRIGSADANPYLVIAATLVAGLHGLRDEIDPGEAVEGNPSGRRPRLPRTQGEALAALEADDELVDALGAELVRAYVASKRRDRAAFDETVTDWERERYVPTL; this is translated from the coding sequence ATGACAGCACCCACGACCGCCGCCGAGATGGAAGAGCGGATCGAGACCGCCGGGATCGAGCACGTCCTCACCGAGTTCGCCGACCTCAACGGGATCTCGCGCTCGAAACAGTTCGCCGCCGAGCAGTTCCTCGAAACCTGGAGTGAGGGCCCGAGCATGAACCTCGCCGTGCTCGGCCAGACGCCAGGCAACGAGATGCCCGTCGGATCGGGGCTCGCGGCGGCGGTCGACTACGCCGACGCCACGCTCCGACCGGACCCGACGACGTTCCGCGTGCTGCCGTGGCGCGAGAACACCGCCCGCGTGCTCTGCGATCTGGCGTTCGACGGCGAGCCCGTGGCGGCCGCGCCGCGGGACGCCCTCCGACGGGTCCTCGACGACCACGAGTTCGGGTTCGAGTTCGGCGTCGGCAGCGAGCTCGAGTTCTACCTGCTGGAGGACACCGACGCGGGCTACGAGCCGGTCACGGATGGCCCCCACGAGTACGTCTCGTGGGCGACCGAGGAAATCACGCCGTTCTACGAGCGCCTGGCGGCGTGGGCGCGCGAGTACGGTATCCCATTGGATTCGCTCCAGCACGAACACGGGCCCGGCCAGTTCGAGATCCTCTTCGAGCACGGCGCACCGCTCGACCAGGCCGACCGGACGTTCGACTTCGAGAGGGTCGTCGAGCGAACCGCGCGGGCCGCCGATCGGTACGCCACGTTCATGGCGAAACCGTTCGCCGACCACTCCGGCAGCGGCTATCATCTCCACGTGAGCGCGTTCGACGGCGGCGAGAACGTCTTCGCCGACGGCGACGGCGGCCTCTCCGAGCGGGGACGCCAGTTCGTCGGCGGGCTCCTCGAACACGCTGCCGGGCTGACAGCTATCGGCACGCCGACGATGAACGGGTTCAAGCGCTACGATCCGGAGGGGTTCGTCCCGACCACCGCCTCGTGGGGCCGGGACAACCGCCGCGTCGCCGTCCGGCTCCCGAACGGGACGCCCCGCGTGGAGACGAGGATCGGGAGCGCGGACGCCAACCCCTACCTCGTGATCGCCGCGACACTGGTGGCGGGGCTCCACGGGCTTCGCGACGAAATCGATCCGGGCGAGGCGGTCGAGGGCAATCCATCGGGCCGGCGGCCGCGGCTGCCGCGCACCCAGGGCGAGGCGCTCGCCGCGCTCGAAGCCGACGACGAGCTCGTCGACGCACTCGGGGCGGAGCTCGTCCGGGCGTACGTCGCGTCGAAGCGCCGCGACCGCGCCGCGTTCGACGAGACGGTGACCGACTGGGAGCGCGAGCGGTACGTCCCCACGCTCTGA
- a CDS encoding aspartate aminotransferase family protein, with amino-acid sequence MSLQDSDSHFQRLREQTPESESYHERAREVTPLGVESNVRSMDPYPFYLGEAEGSYVTDIDGNEYLDFLMGLGPGILGHNHPAVVEQVKAQVEKCGDISALPQTVAIDVMEQIRDMTPSIETVRLANSGSEATMHAIRVARSYTGKSMIAKPEGGYAGAHDYALQSVSASVEALGPEERPNTVPYGTGIPDEVAETVVAFPFNDREATEEILREHADDLACVVIEPVLASCGVLPPADGYHEFLRELTAELDIVLLWDEVMTGFRLGPESAQGRFGVTPDMTTLAKVAGGGYQLGAFGGREEIMREIEPPADDPEAAWRESAFHGGTYNGHPVSCAAGLATLELLDGEPVYDHIEPLADRLFTGLEEAADEAGVDAAVQHIGSMGTVFMMDEVPETQRETWEADADRFADWWFEAAANGALFGNDDQYERFFTAYSNTEEQIDEAIEIAEDAFRAIADE; translated from the coding sequence ATGAGTCTGCAAGACTCAGACAGCCACTTCCAGCGGTTGCGCGAGCAGACGCCGGAAAGCGAGTCGTACCACGAGCGCGCCCGCGAGGTGACGCCGCTCGGTGTGGAGTCGAACGTCCGGTCGATGGACCCCTATCCGTTCTACCTCGGCGAGGCCGAGGGGTCGTACGTCACCGACATCGACGGCAACGAGTATCTCGACTTCCTGATGGGGCTGGGGCCCGGAATCCTCGGCCACAACCACCCGGCGGTCGTCGAGCAGGTCAAAGCCCAGGTCGAGAAGTGTGGCGACATCTCCGCGCTGCCCCAGACCGTGGCGATCGACGTGATGGAGCAGATCCGGGACATGACGCCCAGCATCGAGACGGTCCGGCTCGCGAACAGCGGGTCCGAGGCCACGATGCACGCGATCCGGGTCGCGCGCTCCTATACTGGCAAGTCGATGATCGCCAAACCCGAGGGCGGGTACGCGGGCGCGCACGACTACGCGCTCCAGTCGGTTTCCGCCTCCGTCGAGGCACTCGGGCCGGAAGAGCGTCCGAACACCGTGCCCTATGGGACTGGGATCCCCGACGAGGTGGCCGAGACCGTCGTGGCGTTCCCGTTCAACGACCGCGAGGCCACCGAAGAGATCCTTCGCGAGCACGCCGACGACCTCGCCTGCGTCGTCATCGAACCCGTGCTCGCGTCGTGTGGCGTCCTGCCGCCCGCCGACGGCTACCACGAGTTCCTCCGCGAACTCACCGCGGAGCTCGACATCGTGTTGCTCTGGGACGAGGTCATGACGGGGTTCCGGCTCGGGCCGGAGAGCGCCCAGGGCCGGTTCGGCGTCACGCCCGACATGACGACGCTCGCGAAGGTCGCGGGCGGCGGCTACCAGCTCGGCGCGTTCGGCGGCCGCGAGGAGATCATGCGCGAGATCGAGCCCCCGGCGGACGATCCCGAGGCCGCGTGGCGCGAGTCGGCGTTCCACGGCGGGACCTACAACGGCCATCCGGTGTCGTGCGCGGCGGGCCTCGCGACCCTCGAACTGCTCGACGGGGAACCGGTGTACGACCACATCGAGCCGCTCGCCGACCGACTGTTCACCGGGCTCGAAGAGGCCGCCGACGAGGCCGGCGTCGACGCCGCGGTCCAGCACATCGGCTCGATGGGGACGGTGTTCATGATGGACGAGGTCCCCGAGACCCAGCGCGAGACGTGGGAGGCCGACGCCGACCGCTTCGCCGACTGGTGGTTCGAGGCCGCGGCGAACGGCGCACTGTTCGGCAACGACGACCAGTACGAGCGCTTCTTCACCGCCTACTCCAATACGGAAGAACAGATCGACGAGGCGATCGAGATCGCCGAAGACGCGTTCCGGGCCATCGCCGACGAGTGA